The proteins below are encoded in one region of Solidesulfovibrio fructosivorans JJ]:
- a CDS encoding encapsulin-associated ferritin-like protein produces the protein MDQYHEPVAELSPQDRDFVRALNSVKEEIEAINWYHQRVVVATDPQIKAIMAHNRDEEIEHAVMGLEWLRRNMPVWDENMRTYFFTTGDVTALEDAATGGEGGEGAPAGKPASGGSLGIGSLKGNR, from the coding sequence ATGGATCAGTATCACGAGCCCGTTGCCGAACTCTCGCCCCAGGACCGGGACTTCGTCCGGGCGCTCAACAGCGTCAAGGAAGAGATCGAAGCCATCAACTGGTACCATCAGCGCGTGGTCGTCGCCACCGATCCCCAGATCAAGGCCATCATGGCCCATAATCGCGACGAGGAGATCGAACACGCCGTCATGGGCCTGGAATGGCTGCGCCGCAACATGCCGGTCTGGGACGAGAACATGCGCACCTACTTCTTCACCACCGGCGACGTCACCGCCCTGGAAGACGCCGCCACCGGCGGCGAGGGCGGCGAAGGCGCGCCCGCCGGCAAGCCGGCCTCCGGCGGGTCCCTCGGCATCGGCAGCTTGAAAGGAAACCGTTAA
- a CDS encoding family 1 encapsulin nanocompartment shell protein has product MDILKRDLAPITAAAWTAVDTRARQTLTSMLSARRVVDVAGPLGWEYAAVPLGRIDYSHPQSVSGITYGLHQVKPLVEVKVPFTLDIAEIDNAARGGKDIDLAGLDEAAEKLARFEEEALYHGFAPAGIKGLSEVSSQSRMSVGGNPEDVAEAVSKGLTALRKTSVEGPYSLVVGPEVWVALSGHVRGYPLSQYLETMLGGEVIVSPFIEEAYLLSTRGGDLEMTLGGDIAIGYSSHDTEKVALFFLESFTFQVLDPTVVVRLDWNK; this is encoded by the coding sequence ATGGATATCTTGAAACGCGATCTCGCCCCCATCACAGCAGCCGCCTGGACCGCCGTGGACACCCGCGCCCGCCAGACGCTGACCAGCATGCTTTCCGCCCGCCGGGTGGTGGACGTGGCCGGTCCGCTCGGCTGGGAATACGCCGCCGTGCCGCTCGGCCGCATCGACTACAGCCATCCGCAGTCCGTCTCCGGCATCACCTACGGCCTGCACCAGGTCAAACCGCTGGTGGAAGTCAAGGTGCCGTTTACCCTGGACATCGCCGAAATCGACAACGCGGCTCGGGGCGGCAAGGACATCGACCTGGCCGGCCTCGACGAGGCGGCGGAAAAACTGGCCCGGTTTGAGGAAGAAGCCCTCTACCACGGTTTCGCCCCGGCCGGCATCAAGGGCCTGTCCGAAGTCTCCAGCCAGTCGCGCATGAGCGTGGGCGGCAATCCCGAGGACGTCGCCGAGGCCGTCTCCAAGGGGCTTACCGCCCTGCGCAAGACCTCGGTGGAAGGCCCCTACTCCCTGGTGGTCGGCCCCGAGGTGTGGGTGGCCCTGTCCGGCCACGTGCGCGGCTATCCGCTGTCCCAGTACCTCGAGACCATGCTCGGCGGCGAAGTCATCGTGAGCCCCTTCATCGAGGAAGCCTACCTGCTCTCGACCCGGGGCGGCGACCTGGAGATGACCCTCGGCGGCGACATCGCCATCGGCTATTCGTCCCACGACACGGAAAAGGTTGCGCTCTTCTTCCTCGAATCCTTCACCTTCCAGGTGCTCGACCCGACCGTGGTGGTGCGGCTGGACTGGAATAAATAA
- a CDS encoding TOBE domain-containing protein yields MKVSARNLIPGTVKSVSIGKVAAEVVIEAAPGVEIVSVITKESAEAMGLKAGSKVSAMVKATSVMIVTD; encoded by the coding sequence ATGAAAGTCAGCGCCCGCAATCTGATCCCCGGCACCGTCAAGAGCGTTTCCATCGGCAAGGTCGCCGCCGAGGTCGTCATCGAAGCCGCTCCCGGCGTCGAGATCGTCTCCGTGATCACCAAGGAGTCCGCCGAAGCCATGGGCCTCAAGGCCGGTTCCAAGGTCAGCGCCATGGTCAAGGCCACCAGCGTCATGATCGTGACCGACTAA
- a CDS encoding TOBE domain-containing protein: protein MKVSARNLIPGTVKSVSIGMVAAEVVIEAAPGVEIVSVITKESAEAMGLKAGAKVNAMVKATSVMIVTD from the coding sequence ATGAAGGTTAGCGCCCGCAATCTGATCCCCGGCACCGTCAAAAGCGTTTCCATCGGCATGGTCGCCGCCGAAGTCGTCATCGAAGCCGCCCCCGGCGTCGAAATCGTCTCCGTGATCACCAAGGAATCCGCCGAGGCCATGGGCCTCAAGGCCGGCGCCAAGGTCAACGCCATGGTCAAGGCCACCAGCGTCATGATCGTGACCGACTAG
- a CDS encoding Tim44 domain-containing protein has protein sequence MRRLCRHAALAGAACLGVVAAPGAALADPLTGGVLGSVLRGDEFTGPRVLDLVVVGLVIFLVLRLLLGRSRRSGQDQSRPYDRSGPTEPYDGTPPPAPPRPKRDMYTNAQATWDALRSTPSSKTASQSAGQPSAGATPDEEFLAGAKMAYGRILADIAKRDFDDLAGFTTPDFLANLKNSLPLSPPPAPDVLLVEATLAEHREQGSQTVMVVDYKVLIHEKDAPHNTDRFDRWRFVRDNATPGANWLLDAMEQR, from the coding sequence TTGCGGCGTTTGTGCCGCCATGCCGCCCTGGCCGGGGCCGCTTGCCTCGGCGTCGTCGCCGCCCCCGGCGCGGCCCTGGCCGATCCGTTGACCGGAGGCGTGCTTGGCAGCGTCCTGCGCGGCGACGAGTTCACCGGGCCTCGCGTCCTCGACCTGGTCGTGGTCGGTTTGGTCATCTTTCTGGTCTTGCGCCTGTTGCTCGGGCGCTCGCGACGTTCCGGCCAGGATCAATCGCGCCCCTACGACCGGTCCGGCCCCACCGAACCCTACGACGGCACGCCGCCCCCGGCCCCGCCGCGCCCCAAACGCGACATGTACACCAATGCCCAGGCCACCTGGGATGCCCTGCGCTCGACGCCGTCCTCGAAAACAGCCTCGCAGTCCGCCGGGCAGCCGTCGGCCGGCGCGACGCCGGACGAGGAATTCCTGGCCGGGGCCAAAATGGCCTACGGACGCATCCTCGCCGATATCGCCAAGCGCGATTTCGACGATCTGGCCGGCTTCACCACGCCCGACTTTTTGGCCAATCTCAAAAACAGCCTGCCCCTCTCGCCGCCGCCCGCGCCGGATGTCCTGCTCGTCGAGGCGACCCTGGCCGAGCACCGCGAACAGGGTTCCCAAACCGTCATGGTCGTGGACTACAAGGTGCTCATCCACGAAAAAGACGCGCCCCACAACACCGACCGCTTCGACCGCTGGCGTTTCGTCCGCGACAACGCCACCCCGGGCGCCAACTGGCTGCTCGACGCCATGGAGCAACGCTAG